In Rosa rugosa chromosome 4, drRosRugo1.1, whole genome shotgun sequence, the genomic stretch TGGAAAGGCCGACTGCTGGAAAGCTTGGCAGCCGCAGCGTGGTAAATGTTGGCTTGTGCTTCTGCTAAGGTTGCTTGAGtgtggttttgggtttttgggcCTTGACTCATATATGAGCTATCTGGGCCTAATTCATAGGCTTTTAAGGAGGATGTTTTGCCACACTCATTTATTACTTAGTGGATTATGATGAACTGGCTTAAGAATTTGACCTTCTTGGGCTTTAAGGTTGGTATATGGTATTGAAGTGCCTATCGTTTGAATCATGGTTTCTATTGGAGTTGGTAACTATCCTGAATGATTAGCGCACCTTTAAGCGGCTTATGAATAAGGagttgctcctatttgtttttAGGAAGCGACATTCTATTGGCATCACAATTGTGTGTTTAGCTAATGAGAGGGTGACtgatgattttgccctagaagatATGGAACCCATTATTCTTTGTACTATAAGTTCGCTGCTATAGCGACCTGAAAACAGATCTATAATGAGTTACATCTACTTGATAGAGTTTCGAGATTCTTATTTCTTTCTTAGTTAACTACATGATAGACTCTAGCTCATGCTCATGGTTATTGAATCTAATCAAATCAATATCCTCCTACTGGTTAAGGAGGAAAAGAATCCAAGCTCATCACGAATATAGTTATCCATTATTATGGACATATACTCCTTTGAGATCCAATTTCCATTCTCCATTTCAGAAATACATCACTCTTCCATTCTGAGTGAAATTTTTATATCAATAGAAAATGCACTCGCATAACAAGACCACATATTCAGTAACCAGAGCAGTATTTACAAAAGAGCAGAAGTATATTTCAATTAGTAACTTTCTAAACTTCTACCGACTTATAACCCGACAGAAAATCAACGACTTGCTCCCACAAAAGATTCCGCAATAAATCTCATGTCACCTAATCCCTGGGAAAAACAAACAATGGAGGAAAAAAAATCAGTTAACAAACAATATGAAAACACACTTATCCATCCAGCAATAGTTAACACTTCAAATGTACAATTCCACATTTGAAATTCATATGTCAAATCATGATTGACACATGCGATATGAGAAATGCAGCTTCTATATAGTCTGTTCAATATTAATCGATTCTGAAACTATTTTTAAAAAACCATACTACTATTGGACAAGTACTTGCCATAAGTAATCTAATCTAATGCGACACTATTCTTTACACTGTTATCCTATGTTTATAGGTCAAAATAGTCATCACATACTCTTACAGAGTTACAGGTAAGCCCAACAACCAAGTTCTGGATGTCACAAAGATGACTGATAACAACAACTAAGTTCTGGATTTCACAAAGATGACTGAGAAGACAGGTAAAGTTTGATGTATTTTAGGCTTTAACTATATTTGTCACAATAAAAGAGGACAGGATACCAATTTTGAGACTTAGAAAACCTGTCCCTGCAACTCCAGGCACACTTGATGCTAGTGCACAACTCAAATGTACAACAAAGAGAATCTGAAAATCATCGCTTGATTATAACCATGGATGATAGATATGGGCTATGTGATCATCTAAAAGCCTGGCTCTCAAATTACCGTATCAGGTATGTTGTTAGAGTTGAAATAAAAAGCTCAGAGGAGAAGCAATATGGTTGGCATCTTCACATGAAGTCATACGGGGAAAGGGAACATCAAGGATAAAAAGATGGAGGCAATTGCCTAGGATATATCCTCTGATCCTAACTACAACACCTATTAAACGCTTATAGGCAGTGGCCTGATTCTTCAAAGAAACATAAACCAATACTGGAAACAGTCTCTAATAAGTAGAAGATTTGAAATTTTATCTGCAATCCGGCTACACCCAGAACAAATTATTAATCCACCTTCTGAACACAACCAAGCACTTAATTAATATCTTGTGTCAGTTCATCCAGCTTGGCCAACCAGTTGGTCCAGCTTAAGTGTGGCTCATTAGAAACTAGTTTCACATAACTAAAGCAGTACATGAACCCTAAAGTTTACTCTACCATAGACTACAACCAGAAGATCAGAAAAACGCTTGTCTCAGAactaaaatatgaaaaaatgaaACTACTCCTGCCTTTCATTGCTTAATAACTTAACTCTAGAAGCCAAAAAGTACAAATTTGTCACTGTATTACAATCTATGCTAATTGTTTAGATAAAGCTAAACGGGGCATACCAGTTGATGAGCCAGCCAAATAGGAAATGCTGCATAATTGGTACCTTCTCCAACACCTCAACCTTATACATCTTCAGCATCCCACTATTAACTTTCTTCCAATTCGGCACTCCACTAATATCATCCAACAAAGGAGAGTGCTCCGAAAACGGCcccttcttcaccttcttcacgAAAGCAATCCCCGAAAGATACATATACTCTTTCGAAAAGTTCTCCAATATATCATCATTATGAATCGACTTCGGCTTCATATACTTGTGATCAATCAACTGCGAAGAGCCGAAAATAAACGGCAGGAAATGGTAGTCGTCGAGGCCCCAAACGCCGTGAGACCCCGCCGGCTCTAAGCAATAGACCAACTGCAGCTTCCTCATCAGCTCCAAGTACTTGACGAACACTCTGGCCACCACGGCAGGGTAGTCCTCTTCCTTAATGACCTCCATTCTCGCCAGGCAGTAAAGCCACGCCGCGAAATTGGTCTCGTGGCCGGTGCCGTAGTCGATCCGGCTAGCGTTTCCGAAGCCATCAGTGAAATAAAGTACGATCTCGACGGTGGAAGCTTCGAGATGGTCAGGGAGGAATTTCCGCATTAGGTCAGGGCTATTTTCGACCAATCGCTCGTGCCAGGCGCGGTACGAAACGTTGCCGTATCGGGCGGCTTGCTGAGTCGGCGGGATTTCGTCGACCCATTTGAGCAAGGTTTCGAGAATGGAGACGATGGCGGCGGTGACGGGGGACACGTGGCAGGGATCGGAGATTTTCTTGCCGCGGATGGATTCCGAGAGGGCGACGACGAAGCCGAGGAAGTGCTTGCCGGAATCGGAGTCGTGGAAGCGGCGGATGTCGTCGGGGGATTGGATTTTTTTGGAGGGGGTTTGGAAGAGGAAGGGAGGGGAGATTGGTGGGACCGGCTTGGATTGTGGGACCGGGGCGAGGATGATGGCTTGTTGGGAGTTGTTGTTTGGGGGTAGATTGATGGCGGGGGCTCGGATGGGGCGGTAGTTTGGGGGCGGCGAGCACGACGGCGGAGGGGCGGCGAAGGCGGTGGGGGCGCCGCATTTGCAGCAGGCCGGCGGCgaaatggtggtggtggagggtGGTGGGGTTTCCGGGGAttgggggtggtggtggtggtggtgttcttGGGGTTCCattgttggaacttggaagttgGAGGAGGAAATAGTGTGGGCAAATCACAGAACTGTGTTCTAGAGTGGGAAGAGGAGCAAGGAGGACGTTTTTAAAGTGCCTGTAAAACGGGTCGGGTCAGAGATGGGCCTAAAAACTTATTGGGCCAAAACGGGAAGAGGCTTACCCTCAAGGCGATCATCACTTTTTCGTGAAGGGACTAGATTCCCGAACTTTAGTCCCCATTTTGGGATGTGGAAGCTTCCCACGGACACCGACCTTGAATTGACAGCCCAAATATACGTGACGCTCAAGGTTCTTAACCTTTACCGAAAATTCTTCAATACACGGTGGTGGAAGTACACGGAGTGTCTGATAGACACGTGGTATAATCTGAGACGTCCAATGTGTGGGGTCAGCTTTCTAGTCATCTCGGCCATCGATTCAAACTAACTCTTAGTCTGACAGTCAACGTCTGTGTTCTCTTTATGTAAAAAAAATTGGATGGTAAAAAACGAATAGCTAAACCGTTGCGTGGGTTGCTATCCAGAGTGGGAAAACGAAGAtcggagaggaagaagaagatggagatagagagagagagatatgcaCCAGACCCGAGTCCGTCCAGATCAACCGCCCTTTTTCTAATCGAGTGAGAGGATCGGCTGCGTACAAATTTCAACCAGTTTCAGTAGGAGTCATCATGAAGAGGTTTAGCAGCTCAGATTCTTTGGGTGCCTTGATGTCCATCTGCCCAACCAAAAGCAGGTTGATTTTCTAATAAACAAACCCCTTTTGATCAAAGGGTGCCTTTGTTCTTTTGTCTCTTACGATTTTCatgattttattaagaaaaattGAACCTTTTGGCACTAGTACTTTGTGATTTGAAGTTTTGTCATCTTGAATTAAAACCATGAATCCCGTCCTTCCTGTATGGAATCTGATCTAGCTGTAGTTATTACTTATTTGGTTAGTCCGTTAGTCCAATAATTCATTTCTCTGTTTGTTTTTGCTTGGTTGAGAAGATGAACAGAGTCCAAGAATCAACCATGTTTGCAGCAGAGACTTCCAGTCCATGCTGGACGGCTGAGACGAAGAAGGATGCGTGGAAAAGTCAGGTCTGTTGCTGAGAAGAAGCGCCGGCTGGCGTGCCGCCGGAATGGAAGGCACAGAGGTCCGGGTTTGGTGTCGGACTGTCGGGAGTGATTGGATTCAGATTTTGGTTGGAACGGGTTTGGGCCTCTATTTGGGCCGGGTGTAGAGCTGATCACTGCTCTGGCCCAACTTAGGTGTATAAAGCTCttataagaaaatatttttaagTTGATAGATTGAatatcagtattaattaagtaATAACAACTAAAGTTAAATTTTATTAATCCGAACTCCATCCTTTACTTAATTAAAATTCTAAAAGTAAATGGTTAACATTCACTATAACTGTAAATATTTTAACTCATTATAACATTTAATTTAATGTTTTGATGATTACAGTCATTCTCTCAAATTGATTTTAAATCATTGATATAGTTTAATTGTTTAAGCATACGAGAGTGCGGACCAAACAATGCGTTAACAACAAGAATGATGACAGAGTTATTGACATTGAGTAGTTCTTTTATTGTGTTCGACAATATTGATCAAGATCAGAACAACGATGACAATGGCTAATATTTTTATTGTAGGTAGGTACTTCAATTCCATATTATATCATCCAACGGTCAAACTAATAAATTGAGATGTTCATCCACCACATCattagttttaaaaaaaaaatttgttcatGATGACCAAATTAATCCAATTGTCATTTCAGTATCAAACAAAGCGGTTTACGTACTCTTTATATGTTTATACTTCCCTAAAAGGAGCTGAACCATGAGAAGATAAACTTCCCAAATTTTTTGCGTTAGTTGATCTAGCTCATAATCATGAGAGTGGGAGAGGCGATAGATCGAAAAAAGAAGCTGTGAATAAGCGGTTATGAGTATTTAGTTTTATCaggtatttaaggtttagggttaacttagtagatcgagacccaaacgacgacgaaaatagttGAAATTTCTGTTCCGATTTcatctaaaatgactattttggtTTCATCTAAAATGTTTTGTAACTACTGTTGTTTTCTGGTCTCATTTTGGCGACCCTCATTCTGGTCTCATTTGTATTCATTTGGTGTTTATCTCAAAACTGTTTTATTTTCCTACCGTGTAAGGTCCCACCTTTTAAATCAAAACAAATTTATTTCCAAAGATACAAAACTCCAATTTTAGAAATTATTCACCAAAACTAGAAGTAAAATTTACTTAATTGAATAGTTAATATTAATTTAAcctttttgataaaaaaaaaaaaattaaattactcCTAGGCTCCTAGCTCACCACATAACAAGGTAACTAGTGTATAAGAGGGAGCCCCTAAATTATTTTGCACAGAGTTAAAAAGTCGCTCTCGCTGTGGAGAACGAACGAAGAGAGGCAGCCAATTCAAGGCCGACTTTCAGCGATTTCCTTCTTGTCCGGTGGCGTCGCCGACATGGTGATGCTGCCGAACAGGTGATGGATGGAATATGGTCCACTGACCTCTGTTTTTGCTCTGCCTTCGGTTTGGCAGTGAGCTTTTTTTGGATTTGTTCGGATCGAAGCGGCGGCGGACTAGcttcatgctcacttattcaggaAGGACGAGGGCAGCGACGAAATGGGTTCAGTCCCAGATGGCGGCAGCGACTGTGCGGGCATCGTTGATAAGGCTTCTTGCGGCTTGGATGTATGGGGATTCGTCCCTAGATCTACCTATGGCGCAAGGGAAGCCTTGATGGCGGAGCATGACGGTGGTCTTTCTTGAGGCAGGATGACAGCTTGAGGTGGTGGTCTACGGCGGGGGTGGGCAGCTGTCGGCGTATGAGCTGTGTGCAAGTTGTGAAGATTGGATGAATCTGAGCTTTCGTTGTTGGGCCTAGGGTTTGCAGTCAGGGTCTTGGGCTTCTAAGCACTCTTGTGCACCTATGTTTTTAGCCCAATTTTAAGTTTAATTTTTTAGActtagcctatttactatgtttttTCATAATGTATGGGCTcgcttttaaataagtgagcactggttgtctaataaGTGGTGCTAGCATGCGACGTCCTAGACTTGCCCAtagagttggcaagggaaggtatgtatccgtctcattctggcttgagttgaatgagaattgatttggttcccaaaaaaaaaaaaaaaaaaggtaactaGCGTATCGCGTATATTCAATGTTAATCGAGATGAGCCATATTAGCGTTCAAACGATCCATTCGGCACACTAAAATAATTGTATGTAATTTAACTAGTGAAATTTTATAGTGAGAGCTGACaaatcgaaaaaataagttgagAATAAACATATTAGTTTCATATAGTATTTAGAGTTGACCTAcaagatcgagacccaaacaatTTCGAAaaaagctgaaattttgaccataatcatatattcttatcatgacaacatccaacggtcgattttgataaagaatATTTTCTCtacattgttcctcatggaaggtatactatttgatacaactaataaacaatttaaaccacattagtagatatataaagattttgtgcgatctaaataatcgaaattggaaatcgataaatttgacattacccatctatttatagcatacTAATAGGTATTTTGTAAAAATTTAACTCGATTCGCCGTCATttctacattaaataaagcggtcaaccctttatatgCTTCTAcctccctaaggggagctgaacCACGAGGAAATAAACttcccaaaatttttacattagctgACATAactcatacccacgagagtatgagagctgacagatcgaaaaaataagttgcgaatgagcagttatgagcatattagttttatgtgttatttagggtttagagttgacctactagatcgagacACAAACAACTTCcaaaaaaactgaaattttgaccataatcatatattcttatcatgacaacatccaacggtcgattttgataaagtataTTTCCTTTACActgttgctcatggaaggtatactatttgatacaactaataaacaatttagaccacattagtagacatataaggattttgtgcgatccaaataatcaaaattggaaatcgataaatttgaaattacccatctatttatagcatacTAATAGgtattttgtaaaaaaaattaacccgattcGCCGCCATCTGGACattaaataaagcggtcaaccctttatacgcttttacttccctaaggggagttgAACCACGAGAAGATCAACTTCCCGAAATGTTTACATTAGctgatatagctcatacccacgagagtgtgagagctgacagatcgaaaaaataagttgtgaatgagcggttatgagcatattagttttatgtgttatttagggtttagagttgacctactagatcaagacccaaacaacttcgaaaatagctgaaattttgatcaTAATCATATATTCTTATCGTGACAACATCCAACGATCAATTTTAATAGAGTATATTTTCTCtacattgttcctcatggaagatatactatttgatacaactaataaacaaattagACCACATTAATAgatatataaggattttgtgcgatccaaataatcaaaattgaaaatcgataaatttgacattacccatctatttacaGCATATTAATATgtattttgattttattatgaAACGTATAGGGTCGATGCACCAATAAAACCTACCGACTCAGAAAACGACCTAGCTAACCCTAAAATATATGCTGtatactttttttatttttcatttttacatTTGATATAAGAAACCCTATTGTCGtgttcctaaaaaaaaaaaaaaaaactattgtcgtgaataataatataatatatattattaaaTAGGGATTGCAATTCAATTGGGCAATTATTAAAGCAGAAGGGTTTTCTTGACACGTATTCATTTACAAATTTCCTGGGGAGGGGAAGCTTACCCGCCTCCAATCACAAAAAAATGGCGGCCAAAATTGAAAAAGCCCTCCCAAAATTTGAAGTAGACTTAAGATTCCCACCATATTGTTTCCCCAGCCAGATATACTCATTAAGCCCTCCCAATTCCTTTCAGCTAAGGGCGCTTCCACCATCAGATTCGTTTCATTTCTATTCCCAGCTCTGACCTCCACTTCTTTGGTCGCAACTTCCCTTTACTCGACACCCATTGCCCATGTCCCTATTCTAATTTGGTCTGGGTTAAATTTAACGAACTGGTGTCCCCAAAGCAAGCGTTCAGCACCAGCGATTTCATCAACCTCGCTCTGTGATTATAAGGCGATTCTTCGCTCAATGAACGAA encodes the following:
- the LOC133706397 gene encoding uncharacterized protein LOC133706397, whose product is MEPQEHHHHHHPQSPETPPPSTTTISPPACCKCGAPTAFAAPPPSCSPPPNYRPIRAPAINLPPNNNSQQAIILAPVPQSKPVPPISPPFLFQTPSKKIQSPDDIRRFHDSDSGKHFLGFVVALSESIRGKKISDPCHVSPVTAAIVSILETLLKWVDEIPPTQQAARYGNVSYRAWHERLVENSPDLMRKFLPDHLEASTVEIVLYFTDGFGNASRIDYGTGHETNFAAWLYCLARMEVIKEEDYPAVVARVFVKYLELMRKLQLVYCLEPAGSHGVWGLDDYHFLPFIFGSSQLIDHKYMKPKSIHNDDILENFSKEYMYLSGIAFVKKVKKGPFSEHSPLLDDISGVPNWKKVNSGMLKMYKVEVLEKVPIMQHFLFGWLINWD